In Falco biarmicus isolate bFalBia1 chromosome 7, bFalBia1.pri, whole genome shotgun sequence, a single window of DNA contains:
- the STXBP6 gene encoding syntaxin-binding protein 6 isoform X2: MLEQLRQVNGIDPNRDSPEFDLLFENAFDQWVASTASEKCTFFQVLHHTCQRYLTDKKPEFINCQSKIMGGNSILHSAADSVTSAVQKASQALNERGERLGRAEEKTEELKNSAQQFAETAHKLAMKHKC, translated from the exons ATGCTGGAGCAGCTTCGCCAGGTCAACGGTATAGACCCTAATCGG gaTTCCCCAGAATTTGATTTActatttgaaaatgcttttgacCAATGGGTAGCaagcacagcttcagaaaaatgcaCATTCTTTCAGGTTCTACATCACACTTGCCAACGATACCTTACAGACAAGAAGCCAGAATTTATCAACTGCCAGTCTAAAATTATGGGAG GTAACAGTATACTCCATTCAGCAGCAGACAGTGTGACAAGTGCAGTACAGAAGGCAAGTCAGGCTTTGAATGAGCGTGGTGAAAGGCTAGGTCGAGCAGAAGAAAAAACGGAGGAGTTGAAAAACAGCGCTCAGCAGTTTGCAGAAACTGCACACAAG cttgcCATGAAGCACAAATGCTGA